A stretch of DNA from Catenulispora acidiphila DSM 44928:
TGCTCGGATGGCGGACGGGGGTGTCTCAGGGGGTGTCGGGGGGTGGGATGGGGGGCGTCCGGGATGTGGATGGGGTGGCATTCTGTTAGGACCTTTTCGCCCCTTATATATATGTATAGCGCTAGCTGCCGACACCGGCGCCCCGCCACCGATACCACCGCCGACGACGCCGCCGCCGCGAACACTGCCGACACCACCGCCGACGCCGCGAACACTGCCGACACTGTTGGCGCTCGCCGAGCCGACTACTTAGCTGCCGCAACTCAGCCCAGCCTGCCCAGCCAGCCAGCCAGCCCAGACCGCCAGCCCAGCCAACCTGACCGCTCGCCGACACTGCTGGCGCTCGCCACCACCGATGCCGCCGCCACCAGCACTGCCGCCACTGTCACCGCTGCCGCCGCCGGGCACCGCCGATGTTGCCGCTGCCGCCGTCACTGCTGCTGCTGCTGCTGCTGCCGCCGCCGCCGCGCTGCCGCCGCCAACCGCGCCCGCCGAGCCAACCACCCGGCTACCGCAGCCCGGCGCCCTTCAGCCAGTTGTCGGCGACCACGTCGATGTCGCGCTTCTGGTTCATGATCTGGGCCATCATGCCGACCAGGGCTGCGGTGTTCAGCTTGGCTGAGACCTCGTTCAGGGTGGCGGTGGCGGTGGGGGTCATGCTGGCGCGGTAGGCCAGGGGGGTCACGTTCTGGGCGGTGAAGACTTGTTGGGGGTCGGTCAGGACTTTGAAGTTGTGGGAGACGATGTTGGGGTCGGTGGTGAACAGGGTCGCGACCTGGACTGAGTCGTCGGCGAGGGCTTTGACGGTGATGGGGCCGGCGGTGTCCAGGGAGGCGAAGCTCTTGAACGTCAGGCCGTATTTGTCCTTCAGGCCTGGGAGGCCCTGGTAGCGCTCTTTGAACTCTGGGGGTCCGCCGATGCTCAGGGCGGCTGCGTAGGGTGCCAGGTCGCCGATCGCGGTCAGGTGGTCCTTTGCGGCGGTTGCGGCGGTGACGACCAGGGCGTTCTTGTCCTCGGCGGGGGAGGGGTCCAGGATCTCCAGCTTTGCCGGCAGGGTTGCGCGGAGTTGGGCGTCGATCTCGGCGGTGGTGGCGGCGCGGGTCTTGGAGTCCAGATAGGCCAGCAGTGCGCCGTTGTACTCCGGCAGTACTGTCAGCGAGCCTTGCTGGACCTGCTGGTACAGCACTTCGCGGCTGCCGACGTTGAAGCGGATGCCGACCTTCACGCCCTTGGCTTTCAGCGCTGAGGCGTAGATGTCGGCGAGCAGGACGTTCTCCGGGAAGTTGGCCGAGCCGACCGTCACCTGGCCCTTCTTCGGGCCCGGTACCAGGGGGTTGCCGCTGGTGCAGGCGGTGGCGGCCAGTGCGGCCAGCGCGACGGCGGCCGTGGACAGCAGGGTGCGGGGGGACTTGCTCATGGGGGTCGTCCTTCGTGTGGTGCTGAAGTCGGCGCCCCCCTGGCGGTCGCGTCGCGTTAAACGGTCTGTTTGTCCTGCCTCAGTCCTGGCGAGATCAGCAGTCTGCGCAGGATGGCGAAGAACAGCAGGTTCAGGATCGCCGCCACCACGATCAGGATCGCGCCCCCGGCGACCATGCCGTAGTCGGTGGTCGCGAGGCCGTCGATGACGAAGCGGCCCAGGCCGCCGAAGGAGGAGTACGCCGCGATCGCCGTGTTCGCGACCGCGTTCACCGCCGCGAACTGGAAACCGGTGAGGATCAGCGGGAGGGCCGCCGGGACCTCTGCGCGCCACAGGACCTGCCACGGTCGCAGGCCCATGCCCTTGGCCGCGTCGGTGAGTTGCGGGTCCACGTTCCGCACGCCCTCGTAGGTGTTCAGCAGGATCGGCGGTACGGTCAGCGCCACCAGGGGGATCATCACGGCGCGGAACTTCACGCCCATGACCACCACCAGCAGCACGACCAGGCCCAGGGTCGGCAGGGCGCGCGCCACGTTCGCCAGTGCGCTGACCACCAGTCCGCCGCGCTTGACGTGCCCGGTCAGCAGGCCGATCGGGAAGGCGATCAGGGCTCCGATGAGCACCGCTTCGACCGAGTACTCGAAGTGCTGCAGGAACCGGGTCGGGATGCCGTCGGACCCGCTCCAGTTCGCCGACGTGGTCAGCCAGCCCCAGGCTTGGCTCAGGACGTTCACGCCGACCTCCGCTTGTTCCACGGCGTGAGCAGCCGCTGGATGATCACCAGGATCAGGTCGCAGGCCAGGGCCAGGGCGACGATCACCACGATGCCGGTCACCGCCAGGTCCGAGCGGCTCAGCTGCGCCGCCGCGGTGAACAGGGCGCCGAACGCCCCGACGCCGATGACCGTGCCGACGCTGACCATGCTGATGTTGCCGACCGTGGCGATCCGCAGCCCGGCCATGATCGGCGGCACCGCCAGCGGCAGGTCCACCGCGACCAGGCGGCGCGTGCCGGTGTAGCCCATGGCCACCGCGGCCAGCCGGACGTCCTCGGGGATGCCGCGGATGCCCTCGACGATGTTCGGGACCAGCGCCGCCAGGCTGTAGAACGACAGCGGGATGATGACCGTGGTCTGCGTGAGTCCGGTGGAGGGGACCAGCAGCACGAACAGCGCGATGGACGGCAGGGAGTAGATGACGGTCAGCAGCCCGACCACCGCCGGGTAGATCTTCGGGTAGCGCACGCACAGCAGCGCCACCGGGATCGCCATGATCAGCCCGAACAGCACCGACAGCAGCGCCATCGTGAGCTGCTGCTGGATCAGCGAACCGTATGTGCCCAGATAACTGGGGATGTGGGGGAACAAGCCCGCGGACCTCATCAGCTGGTCTCCGGGTTGCTGTCCTCGCCGGTCTCCGGACGGTCCGCCTGGTCGGCCACCGGCAGGTCGACCTGACCGGTAGCCGGGTTGCCGAACTGCCCAGGGCTCGTACTGCCCGCCTCGTCGACGCCGGCGCCGGCGTCAGCGGCTCCGCCCTCGCCGATCTCCGGGTTCCCGTGGATCGTCGCCTGAGCGCTGCCGTCCTGCGCCGCCCTGATCGCCGGGACCAGTTCCTCCACGGACGCCACGCCGATGACCCGGCCGTCGTCGCCCACGCCGACCGCGCGGCTGGAAGGGGACAGGATCGCCGAGTCCAGGGCCGCGCGCAGCGAGTCGGTCTCGGCGTCGAAGGTGTGCCCGTAGGAGGTCAGGTCGCCGACCGGCACGCTGCCCAGGTCGCCGTCGCCGGGCACCTGGTCCGCAGGCAGCCAGCCCAGCGGTCGGTGCGCCTCGTCCACGACCAGCAGCCAGGGCTGCGATCCCTTGCGCGCGAGCACCTCGGCGGGCGGCGCGCTCCGGGCGACCACCGGCTCGGGCCGCAGCGGGACGCCGGAGGAGGAGAAGAACGACAGCCGCCGCACGCCGCGGTCCAGCCCGAGGAAGCTCTCGACGAACGCGTTCTTCGGATGGGCCAGCAGCTCGGTCGGGGTGTCGAACTGCTCCAGCAAACCGCCGGTGTTCAGCACCGCGACCTTGTCGCCGAGCTGGATCGCCTCGTCGATGTCGTGGGTGACGAACAAGATGGTCTTGCTCAGCTCCGACTGCAGGCGCAGCAGCTCGGTCTGCAGGTCCTTGCGCACCACGGGGTCCACGGCGCTGAAGGGCTCGTCCATGAGCAGCACCGGCGGATCGGCGGCCAGCGCGCGGGCGACGCCGACGCGCTGCTGTTGGCCGCCGGAGAGCTGGAAGGGGTAGCGCTTGGCGTGGGACTCCTCGAGCCCGACGGTCGTCAGCAGCTCCATGGCCCGCTCGCGCGCCTTCTCCCGGGACCAGCCCAGCAGGCGCGGCACGGTCATCACGTTCGCCAAAACCGTCCGGTGCGGGAACAGGCCGGCGTTCTGGATCACGTAGCCGATCCCGCGCCGCAGCTCCGGCGCCGACTTGGACCGCACGTCGACCCCGTCGATGAGGATTTCGCCGCTGGTGGGGTCGATCATCCGGTTGACCATCCGCAGCAGGGTGGTCTTGCCCGACCCCGAC
This window harbors:
- a CDS encoding ABC transporter substrate-binding protein, with the protein product MSKSPRTLLSTAAVALAALAATACTSGNPLVPGPKKGQVTVGSANFPENVLLADIYASALKAKGVKVGIRFNVGSREVLYQQVQQGSLTVLPEYNGALLAYLDSKTRAATTAEIDAQLRATLPAKLEILDPSPAEDKNALVVTAATAAKDHLTAIGDLAPYAAALSIGGPPEFKERYQGLPGLKDKYGLTFKSFASLDTAGPITVKALADDSVQVATLFTTDPNIVSHNFKVLTDPQQVFTAQNVTPLAYRASMTPTATATLNEVSAKLNTAALVGMMAQIMNQKRDIDVVADNWLKGAGLR
- a CDS encoding ABC transporter permease is translated as MEQAEVGVNVLSQAWGWLTTSANWSGSDGIPTRFLQHFEYSVEAVLIGALIAFPIGLLTGHVKRGGLVVSALANVARALPTLGLVVLLVVVMGVKFRAVMIPLVALTVPPILLNTYEGVRNVDPQLTDAAKGMGLRPWQVLWRAEVPAALPLILTGFQFAAVNAVANTAIAAYSSFGGLGRFVIDGLATTDYGMVAGGAILIVVAAILNLLFFAILRRLLISPGLRQDKQTV
- a CDS encoding ABC transporter permease, which translates into the protein MRSAGLFPHIPSYLGTYGSLIQQQLTMALLSVLFGLIMAIPVALLCVRYPKIYPAVVGLLTVIYSLPSIALFVLLVPSTGLTQTTVIIPLSFYSLAALVPNIVEGIRGIPEDVRLAAVAMGYTGTRRLVAVDLPLAVPPIMAGLRIATVGNISMVSVGTVIGVGAFGALFTAAAQLSRSDLAVTGIVVIVALALACDLILVIIQRLLTPWNKRRSA
- a CDS encoding ABC transporter ATP-binding protein, whose product is MISFVQVGKTYPDGTVAVAATDLTAESGRITVLVGPSGSGKTTLLRMVNRMIDPTSGEILIDGVDVRSKSAPELRRGIGYVIQNAGLFPHRTVLANVMTVPRLLGWSREKARERAMELLTTVGLEESHAKRYPFQLSGGQQQRVGVARALAADPPVLLMDEPFSAVDPVVRKDLQTELLRLQSELSKTILFVTHDIDEAIQLGDKVAVLNTGGLLEQFDTPTELLAHPKNAFVESFLGLDRGVRRLSFFSSSGVPLRPEPVVARSAPPAEVLARKGSQPWLLVVDEAHRPLGWLPADQVPGDGDLGSVPVGDLTSYGHTFDAETDSLRAALDSAILSPSSRAVGVGDDGRVIGVASVEELVPAIRAAQDGSAQATIHGNPEIGEGGAADAGAGVDEAGSTSPGQFGNPATGQVDLPVADQADRPETGEDSNPETS